The Oncorhynchus masou masou isolate Uvic2021 chromosome 31, UVic_Omas_1.1, whole genome shotgun sequence genome includes a region encoding these proteins:
- the hbae4 gene encoding hemoglobin subunit alpha-D-like, translating into MLTDHEKELIAKIWDKMIPVASDIGAECLLRMMTTFPGTKTYFAHLDIRPRSPHLRSHGKKIVLAIAECSKDISSMMVTLAPLQTLHAYKLRIDPCNFKLLCHCILVTLAAHMGDEFDPVAHAAMDKYLSAFAAVLAEKYR; encoded by the exons ATGCTCACAGACCACGAAAAAGAGCTGATCGCTAAAATTTGGGACAAAATGATTCCCGTGGCTTCCGACATCGGAGCTGAATGTCTTCTAAG GATGATGACGACTTTTCCCGGAACGAAAACATACTTCGCCCACCTAGACATCAGACCCCGGTCCCCACACCTGCGTTCCCACGGGAAGAAGATAGTTCTCGCGATAGCTGAGTGTTCCAAAGACATCAGCTCAATGATGGTCACCCTGGCACCGCTCCAAACACTGCATGCCTACAAACTGAGAATAGACCCCTGCAACTTCAAG CTTCTTTGTCACTGTATCCTCGTGACTTTGGCCGCTCACATGGGTGATGAGTTCGATCCTGTCGCGCACGCAGCCATGGACAAGTACCTCTCGGCCTTCGCAGCCGTCCTTGCAGAGAAATACAGATAA